Proteins from a single region of Phalacrocorax carbo chromosome 25, bPhaCar2.1, whole genome shotgun sequence:
- the LOC135317194 gene encoding feather keratin Cos1-1/Cos1-3/Cos2-1-like → MKGRYKSQRKSPLSHPLLLPPSPWEQVHLQPRDMSCYSQCLPCRPCGPTPLANSCNEPCVRQCQNSTVVIEPPAVVVTLPGPILSSFPQSTVVGSSTSAAVGSILSCDGVPISSGGLDLSCITSRYCGRRCLPC, encoded by the exons ATGAAGGGCAGGTATAAAAGCCAGCGCAAGTCCCCGCTCTCTCATCCACTTCTCTTGCCTCCTTCTCCTTGGGAACAG gtgcacctccagcccagagacatgtcctgctacagccagtgcctgccatgccGGCCCTGCGGCCCGACCCCgctggccaacagctgcaatgagccctgtgtcaggcagtgccagaacTCCACTGTCGTCATCGAGCCCCCGGCtgtggtggtgaccctgcccggccccatcctcagctccttcccacagagcaccGTGGTGGGCTCGTCCACCTCCGCTGCTGTTGGCAGCATCCTGAGCTGTGATggagtgcccatctcctccgggGGCTTGGACCTCTCCTGCATTACCAGCCGCTACTGTGGCAGAAGGTGCCTCCCCTGCTAA